In Streptomyces chartreusis, the following proteins share a genomic window:
- a CDS encoding formimidoylglutamate deiminase, producing the protein MTTKTYWLEHAWLDTHVEPGVALTVSTSGSAAGRDGRITAVRTDVPTPPPGAEILRGLTLPGLANAHSHAFHRALRGTVQVGSGTFWTWREVMYSVADRLTPETYHALARAVYAEMALAGVTSVGEFHYVHHAPGGTPYADPNAMGEALIAAAADAGVRITLLDTAYLSSGFGQPPTGHQLRFSDGDAEAWAARSALLKERDHARIGAAVHSVRAVPADQLQTVARWAEERRAPLHVHLSEQTAENEACLEVHGCTPTQLLALHGVLGPRTTGVHNTHLTAEDISLIGGSGTGTCMCPTTERDLADGIGPAVALQNEGSPLSLGSDSHAVIDLLEEARAMELNERLRTRTRGHWTAAALLRAASADGHAALGWDEAGTLEAGALADFTTIALDSVRTAGPLPRLGAETAVFAASAADVSHTVVAGRHVVRDGAHTLVPDVPKALADAVAALRG; encoded by the coding sequence CCGCCGCGGGCCGCGACGGTCGCATCACCGCCGTCCGCACGGACGTCCCCACCCCGCCCCCCGGCGCGGAGATCCTGCGCGGCCTCACCCTCCCCGGACTGGCGAACGCGCACAGCCACGCCTTCCACCGCGCCCTGCGCGGCACCGTCCAGGTCGGCTCGGGCACCTTCTGGACCTGGCGCGAGGTCATGTACTCCGTCGCCGACCGGCTGACCCCGGAGACCTACCACGCGCTGGCCCGCGCGGTGTACGCCGAGATGGCGCTGGCCGGCGTCACCTCGGTCGGCGAGTTCCACTACGTCCACCACGCGCCCGGCGGCACCCCCTACGCCGACCCCAACGCGATGGGCGAGGCCCTCATCGCGGCCGCCGCCGACGCCGGTGTCCGCATCACCCTCCTCGACACCGCCTACCTCTCCTCCGGCTTCGGGCAGCCGCCCACCGGCCACCAGCTCCGCTTCTCCGACGGGGACGCCGAGGCCTGGGCCGCACGCTCTGCACTTCTCAAGGAACGGGATCACGCACGGATCGGGGCCGCCGTCCACTCGGTACGGGCCGTGCCCGCCGACCAGCTTCAGACTGTGGCGCGGTGGGCCGAGGAGCGGCGGGCGCCGCTCCATGTGCACCTGTCCGAGCAGACCGCCGAGAACGAGGCGTGCCTGGAGGTCCACGGCTGCACCCCGACCCAGCTCCTCGCCCTGCACGGCGTCCTCGGGCCGCGCACCACCGGCGTCCACAACACCCACCTCACCGCCGAGGACATCTCCCTCATCGGCGGCAGCGGCACCGGCACCTGCATGTGCCCGACCACCGAGCGGGACCTCGCGGACGGCATCGGTCCGGCCGTCGCCCTCCAGAACGAGGGCTCACCACTGTCCCTGGGCTCCGACAGCCACGCGGTGATCGACCTGCTCGAAGAGGCACGCGCGATGGAGCTCAACGAGCGCCTGCGCACCCGCACCCGCGGTCACTGGACGGCGGCGGCCCTGCTGCGGGCGGCCTCGGCCGACGGGCACGCGGCCCTCGGCTGGGACGAGGCGGGCACCCTGGAGGCCGGCGCGCTCGCCGACTTCACGACGATCGCGCTCGACTCGGTCAGGACGGCAGGGCCGCTTCCGCGGCTCGGGGCCGAGACGGCCGTATTCGCCGCGTCGGCAGCAGACGTGTCGCATACGGTCGTGGCAGGTCGGCACGTCGTGCGGGACGGGGCCCACACCCTCGTACCGGATGTGCCGAAGGCCCTCGCGGACGCCGTCGCAGCCCTGCGCGGATGA
- a CDS encoding RICIN domain-containing protein: MARADDDRDRGRQEHGHGVHAGASDARLTELLRAETATAYPALQELRTRHHAHVLAYARLCTPNDSMARQLAAQAFTLAARQTARGIDPGVPWRHQLLLLTARLAGTWAMDERAAGLDAGLLLVLNTAGPAGPVPPMLTAFQSLPPRTQGLIWYGVVEREPVERTASLLGLTREDVTYGTDPALQLLARACLRARLAASDDPDCVDFGRLIEESVRPDSPRDSADLHAHMTHCPHCTTAYEELSALRDSPRTALAEGLLPWGGTGYAADGAGESARTRAGVLTARGARAGRSATDGGGPADRRRVVLVSAALGVALLPLVAFLVAQGGSTAQDPVGAASTAVRVPPVAVTVTATVSATPTTSSPSPSPSRTSKSPSPTRSPSPTKTARPKPTPPPTRPPGGTYAQVVNVASGLCLDVGGAFFDGTDVITAPCSSSSTQRWRVDADRGVLQSAADPDFCLDSRGSTDRGVGIWSCDSVDGRNGRNLMFVVDGAGLIRPAIAFGTAVTPDGGAGDALSLEPASGSSAQRWRAGAS; this comes from the coding sequence ATGGCTCGGGCCGACGACGACAGGGACCGTGGCCGCCAGGAACATGGCCACGGGGTCCACGCGGGCGCGTCCGACGCACGGCTCACCGAACTGCTGCGCGCCGAGACGGCCACCGCGTATCCGGCGCTCCAGGAGCTGCGCACCCGCCATCACGCGCACGTCCTCGCCTACGCCCGGCTGTGCACCCCGAACGACTCCATGGCGCGGCAGCTGGCGGCCCAGGCGTTCACCCTGGCGGCCCGTCAGACGGCGCGCGGCATCGACCCCGGTGTCCCCTGGCGGCATCAACTCCTGCTGCTGACCGCGCGGCTGGCCGGCACCTGGGCGATGGACGAGCGGGCGGCCGGCCTGGACGCGGGGCTGCTGCTCGTCCTGAACACCGCCGGTCCCGCCGGCCCTGTCCCGCCCATGCTGACGGCGTTCCAGTCCCTGCCGCCGCGCACCCAGGGCCTGATCTGGTACGGCGTCGTGGAGCGGGAGCCGGTGGAGCGGACCGCCTCCCTCCTCGGCCTGACCCGCGAGGACGTCACGTACGGCACGGACCCGGCGCTCCAGCTGCTGGCCCGCGCCTGTCTGCGCGCCCGCCTCGCCGCCTCCGACGACCCGGACTGCGTCGACTTCGGGCGGCTCATCGAGGAGTCCGTACGGCCCGACAGCCCCCGCGACAGCGCAGATCTGCACGCCCACATGACGCATTGCCCGCACTGCACGACGGCGTACGAGGAGCTGTCGGCGCTGCGGGACTCCCCGCGCACGGCGCTGGCGGAGGGACTCCTGCCGTGGGGCGGCACGGGGTATGCGGCGGACGGCGCGGGCGAGTCGGCCCGGACGCGGGCCGGGGTTCTCACCGCGCGGGGCGCCCGCGCGGGCCGGAGTGCGACGGACGGCGGCGGGCCGGCGGACCGCCGCCGGGTGGTGCTGGTGTCGGCGGCGCTGGGCGTGGCGCTGCTGCCGCTGGTGGCGTTCCTGGTGGCGCAGGGCGGATCGACCGCGCAGGACCCGGTGGGTGCGGCGAGCACTGCGGTGCGCGTGCCGCCGGTCGCGGTGACCGTGACGGCGACGGTCTCGGCGACGCCGACGACGTCGTCGCCCTCCCCGTCACCGTCGCGGACCTCCAAGTCCCCGTCGCCGACGAGGAGTCCGTCCCCGACGAAGACGGCCCGCCCGAAGCCCACGCCGCCGCCCACTCGTCCGCCGGGCGGCACGTACGCCCAGGTGGTGAACGTCGCCTCGGGGCTCTGCCTGGACGTGGGCGGCGCGTTCTTCGACGGCACCGACGTGATCACCGCGCCCTGCTCGTCGTCCAGCACCCAGCGCTGGCGGGTCGACGCGGACCGCGGTGTGCTCCAGTCGGCCGCCGATCCCGACTTCTGCCTGGACAGCCGGGGTTCCACGGACCGGGGCGTCGGCATCTGGTCGTGCGACTCGGTGGACGGCCGTAACGGGCGGAACCTGATGTTCGTGGTGGACGGCGCCGGGCTGATCCGCCCCGCCATCGCGTTCGGGACGGCCGTGACACCGGACGGCGGCGCCGGGGACGCGCTGTCCCTGGAGCCGGCGAGCGGGAGCAGCGCGCAGCGGTGGCGGGCAGGGGCGTCCTGA
- the hutI gene encoding imidazolonepropionase — protein MTPGRPSVTAPEPHTADQATEDAMSNATTVSPAHSASTASTLITNIAALVTNDPSLGDNSPLGLVQDAAIAIEGDRVVWTGDQSKAPATDNRIDAGGRAVVPGFVDSHSHLVFAGDRTREFNARMSGRAYSAGGIRTTVAATRAASDAELEANLTRYLHEALRQGTTTFETKSGYGLTVEDEARALRIAAAHTDEVTYLGAHIVSPDYAEDPAAYVALVTGEMLDACAPYARWVDVFCEKGAFDGDQARAILTAGKAKGLHPRVHANQLTYGPGVQLAVELDAASADHCTHLTDADVDALASGRTVATLLPGAEFSTRAEWPDARRLLDAGVTVALSTDCNPGSSFTSSVPFCIALAVRDMGMTPDEAMWSATAGGAAALRRDDIGRLTPGARADLLLLDAPSHVHLAYRPGVPLVSGVWRSGVREV, from the coding sequence ATGACCCCGGGCCGACCGTCCGTCACCGCCCCCGAACCCCACACCGCCGACCAGGCAACCGAGGACGCCATGAGCAACGCGACGACCGTCAGCCCCGCCCACTCCGCGAGCACCGCAAGCACGCTCATCACCAACATCGCCGCCCTGGTCACCAACGACCCCTCCCTCGGTGACAACTCCCCCCTCGGACTGGTCCAGGACGCCGCGATCGCCATCGAGGGCGACCGCGTCGTGTGGACCGGTGATCAAAGCAAAGCACCCGCCACTGACAATCGGATCGACGCAGGTGGCCGGGCCGTCGTACCCGGCTTCGTGGACTCCCACTCGCACCTCGTCTTCGCGGGCGACCGCACGCGGGAGTTCAACGCCCGGATGTCGGGGCGGGCGTACAGCGCGGGCGGCATCCGCACCACGGTCGCGGCGACCCGGGCGGCCAGCGACGCGGAACTGGAAGCCAACCTCACCCGCTACCTCCACGAGGCCCTGCGCCAGGGCACCACCACCTTCGAGACCAAGTCCGGCTACGGCCTGACCGTCGAGGACGAGGCCCGCGCCCTGCGCATCGCCGCCGCCCACACCGACGAGGTCACCTATCTCGGCGCCCACATCGTCTCGCCGGACTACGCCGAGGACCCGGCGGCCTACGTCGCCCTCGTCACCGGCGAGATGCTCGACGCCTGTGCCCCGTACGCCCGTTGGGTCGACGTGTTCTGCGAGAAGGGCGCCTTCGACGGCGACCAGGCCCGCGCGATCCTCACCGCGGGCAAGGCGAAGGGCCTGCACCCGCGTGTCCACGCCAACCAGCTCACCTACGGCCCCGGCGTGCAGCTGGCCGTGGAGCTGGACGCCGCCAGCGCCGACCACTGCACCCACCTCACGGACGCCGACGTCGACGCCCTGGCGAGCGGCCGTACCGTCGCCACCCTGCTGCCCGGCGCCGAGTTCTCCACCCGCGCCGAGTGGCCGGACGCCCGCCGCCTGCTGGACGCGGGTGTCACCGTCGCCCTGTCCACCGACTGCAACCCGGGCTCGTCGTTCACCTCGTCCGTGCCGTTCTGCATCGCCCTCGCGGTACGGGACATGGGGATGACCCCGGACGAGGCGATGTGGTCCGCCACGGCGGGCGGGGCCGCAGCCCTGCGCCGCGACGACATCGGCCGCCTCACCCCGGGCGCCCGCGCCGACCTGCTCCTGCTCGACGCCCCGAGCCACGTCCACCTGGCCTACCGGCCGGGCGTGCCGCTGGTCAGCGGGGTGTGGCGGAGCGGCGTGCGCGAGGTCTGA
- a CDS encoding RNA polymerase sigma factor SigF, whose translation MEDIMSPRLDASHTQSATSASQPEHPDSGEQHGESVAVVREGDFDQDDALAGLPEIPPYDEVGPVDARALSKTLFERLESLEEGTHEYSYVRNTLVELNLALVKFAASRFRSRSEPMEDIIQVGTIGLIKAIDRFELSRGVEFPTFAMPTIIGEIKRFFRDTSWSVRVPRRLQELRLDLAKAGDELAQKLDRAPTVAELAERLGLTNDEVVEGMAASNAYTASSLDAQPEEDDAEGALADRIGYEDHGIEGIEYVESLKPLIAELPPRDRKILSLRFVAGMTQSEIGEELGISQMHVSRLLSRTLIRLRKGLTLEE comes from the coding sequence ATGGAGGACATCATGTCACCCCGGCTCGACGCATCGCATACCCAGAGCGCGACGTCGGCATCCCAACCGGAGCATCCGGATTCCGGCGAGCAGCACGGCGAATCGGTCGCCGTCGTCCGCGAGGGCGACTTCGACCAGGACGACGCTCTCGCGGGCCTTCCGGAGATCCCCCCGTACGACGAGGTGGGCCCGGTGGACGCGCGGGCCCTGTCCAAGACTCTCTTCGAGCGGCTGGAGTCGCTGGAGGAAGGGACACACGAGTACTCGTACGTCCGCAACACCCTCGTCGAACTCAACCTCGCTCTGGTCAAGTTCGCCGCCTCCCGCTTCCGCTCGCGCAGCGAGCCGATGGAGGACATCATCCAGGTCGGCACCATCGGCCTGATCAAGGCGATCGACCGGTTCGAGCTGAGCCGTGGCGTGGAGTTCCCCACCTTCGCGATGCCGACGATCATCGGCGAGATCAAGCGCTTCTTCCGCGACACGTCGTGGTCGGTGCGGGTGCCGCGCCGCCTTCAGGAGCTCCGGCTCGACCTGGCCAAGGCCGGTGACGAGCTGGCGCAGAAGCTCGACCGCGCCCCGACGGTGGCGGAACTGGCCGAGCGCCTGGGTCTGACCAACGACGAGGTCGTCGAGGGCATGGCGGCCTCGAACGCCTACACCGCCTCCTCGCTGGACGCCCAGCCCGAGGAGGACGACGCCGAGGGCGCGCTGGCCGACCGGATCGGCTACGAGGACCACGGCATCGAGGGCATCGAGTACGTCGAGTCCCTCAAGCCCCTCATCGCCGAACTGCCGCCCCGGGACCGGAAGATCCTTTCCCTGCGGTTCGTCGCGGGCATGACGCAGTCGGAGATCGGCGAGGAACTCGGCATCTCCCAGATGCATGTGTCGCGACTGCTGTCGCGGACCCTGATCAGGCTCAGAAAGGGACTGACGCTCGAGGAATGA